From the Pontiella agarivorans genome, one window contains:
- the mtaB gene encoding tRNA (N(6)-L-threonylcarbamoyladenosine(37)-C(2))-methylthiotransferase MtaB: MNTLQTYFVNVLGCKVNQYDAQQIEQLLERYGLKKAEQSDDGDIIVVHTCGVTAAAAQKSRQTIRKMQRNNPLAHVFVTGCAADIELTDVGQDPVFRVPAGADWIQRLDQQLNELAMPEKHEMENLETDTFTISRFGDHTRAFLKVQDGCDIGCSFCIIPQLRKEPRDKAIADAVREASALTEAGYREIVVTGVSVGLYGRGRGSSLAEMLRNLVNLPNIGRIRLSSLHPGELTDELLEVWSAHSNIMPHLHLSLQSGSDAVLHAMRRGYTAEEYYDAVLRARAALDNPAFTTDVIVGFPGETDTYFEESYAFCKKVGFSQMHVFTYSPRPKTMAAKMGHQINGAIAMERSEKLRELGETMALNYHRQFQGLEAEVLVERVKDGIGSGYTRHYIPAEFACSEDQQNAVLPVRVAETTSTGISGVISL; encoded by the coding sequence ATGAATACATTACAAACCTATTTCGTTAACGTCCTCGGCTGCAAAGTCAATCAGTATGATGCCCAGCAGATCGAGCAATTGCTCGAACGATACGGCCTGAAAAAGGCGGAACAGTCCGACGACGGCGACATCATTGTTGTACACACCTGCGGCGTGACCGCTGCAGCCGCCCAGAAATCGCGCCAGACGATTCGTAAAATGCAGCGGAACAATCCGCTCGCTCACGTATTTGTGACCGGCTGCGCCGCCGATATCGAGCTCACCGACGTCGGTCAGGACCCCGTATTCCGCGTCCCCGCCGGGGCCGACTGGATCCAGCGCCTTGACCAGCAGCTCAACGAGCTGGCCATGCCCGAAAAACACGAAATGGAAAACCTCGAAACGGACACCTTCACCATTTCCCGTTTCGGCGACCACACCCGTGCCTTCCTGAAAGTTCAGGACGGTTGCGACATCGGCTGTTCCTTCTGCATCATTCCCCAACTTCGTAAAGAACCTCGCGATAAAGCCATCGCGGATGCCGTACGCGAAGCCAGCGCACTCACCGAGGCCGGTTACCGCGAAATTGTCGTCACCGGCGTCAGCGTCGGTCTCTACGGCCGAGGCCGCGGCTCTTCGCTTGCCGAAATGCTGCGCAACCTCGTAAACCTTCCGAACATCGGAAGAATCCGGCTCTCCAGCCTGCATCCCGGCGAACTGACCGACGAGCTGCTGGAGGTATGGTCCGCCCACAGTAATATTATGCCGCACCTCCACCTCTCCCTGCAGTCCGGTTCCGACGCCGTTCTGCACGCCATGCGTCGCGGCTACACGGCGGAAGAATATTACGACGCAGTCCTCCGCGCCCGTGCCGCACTCGATAACCCCGCCTTCACCACCGACGTCATCGTCGGCTTCCCCGGCGAAACCGATACCTACTTCGAAGAATCCTACGCATTCTGTAAAAAAGTCGGATTTTCGCAGATGCACGTCTTCACCTATTCGCCCCGCCCTAAAACCATGGCCGCCAAAATGGGCCATCAGATCAACGGCGCCATCGCCATGGAACGCAGCGAAAAACTGCGTGAACTGGGCGAAACCATGGCCCTGAACTATCATCGCCAGTTCCAGGGACTGGAAGCGGAGGTGCTTGTTGAGCGCGTAAAAGACGGTATCGGAAGCGGATATACCCGGCATTATATCCCTGCAGAATTCGCCTGTTCGGAAGATCAGCAGAACGCGGTTCTTCCGGTGCGGGTTGCCGAAACAACCTCAACCGGCATTTCGGGTGTGATTAGTCTTTAA